The following are encoded together in the Streptomyces rapamycinicus NRRL 5491 genome:
- a CDS encoding dihydroxy-acid dehydratase, with the protein MNSRRSWVRYQGTDRAFARSWFYGTGRTEEELRRPLVAVACAWNEIAAENVHLERVARRVKDGVLAAGATPMEFGVIHATDVLSEASEGMRYVLPARETIADSVELMVQAHAFDALVVIAGGDKVTPGMLMGALRCELPTVYVYAGTTETGVLDGEELSWETVFEGIGRVHAGEIDAAQLARLELAQMPGAGGGASAYTGNTMALCAEAMGLSLPGAGSVVAGSAEHLRIAYASGREIVSLLEKELTIDQVVTSEAIRNAARVALAVCGSTNISLHLPAIAHEAGVKFDWHDFGSLAASTPTLVKLRPSGEVSLPQFHRAGGVQALLRELAPLLEDSARIRPVADADPGWTEGVIAPLDEPLDTTGGLTVLRGSLAPSGAIVKSGGVPAQLLRHTGPAKVFENEEDAIVAIHGGRIHSGDVVVIRNEGPRGGPGFREMLGATAAIVGMGLAETVVLITDGRFSGASHGAAIGYVCPEAASGGPIAFVREGDQVSIDLVDGRLDIDVDEATLRARTPSPGRQVPEKGVLARYARSVSEACDGAVTTNQ; encoded by the coding sequence ATGAATTCGCGCCGCAGCTGGGTCCGGTACCAGGGCACCGACCGTGCGTTCGCCCGGTCGTGGTTCTACGGAACCGGACGCACCGAGGAGGAGCTGCGGCGCCCCCTGGTCGCCGTGGCCTGTGCATGGAACGAGATCGCCGCCGAAAATGTCCACCTCGAGCGGGTCGCCCGCCGGGTCAAGGACGGGGTGCTTGCGGCGGGCGCGACCCCGATGGAGTTCGGGGTCATCCACGCGACCGACGTCCTCAGCGAGGCCAGCGAGGGGATGCGCTATGTCCTGCCTGCCCGGGAGACGATCGCGGACTCCGTGGAGCTGATGGTCCAGGCGCACGCGTTCGACGCGCTGGTCGTGATCGCCGGTGGCGACAAGGTGACCCCTGGCATGCTCATGGGGGCACTGCGCTGCGAGTTGCCGACCGTCTACGTCTACGCGGGCACCACCGAGACCGGAGTCCTCGACGGGGAGGAGCTCTCCTGGGAGACCGTGTTCGAGGGTATCGGCCGCGTGCACGCCGGCGAGATCGACGCGGCCCAGCTCGCCCGCCTCGAGCTGGCGCAGATGCCCGGCGCCGGGGGCGGTGCGAGCGCGTACACCGGCAACACGATGGCACTGTGCGCCGAGGCGATGGGCCTGTCGCTCCCGGGTGCGGGCAGCGTCGTGGCAGGCAGCGCCGAGCACCTGCGGATCGCCTACGCCAGCGGGCGCGAGATCGTCTCCCTGCTCGAGAAGGAGCTCACGATCGACCAGGTCGTCACCTCCGAGGCGATCCGGAACGCGGCCCGGGTGGCCCTGGCAGTGTGCGGCTCGACGAACATCTCGCTGCACCTGCCGGCGATCGCGCACGAGGCGGGGGTGAAGTTCGACTGGCACGACTTCGGGTCGCTCGCCGCCAGCACGCCGACGCTGGTCAAGCTGCGCCCGTCCGGCGAGGTCTCGCTGCCGCAGTTCCACCGGGCCGGGGGTGTGCAGGCGCTCCTGCGCGAGCTGGCCCCGCTACTGGAGGACAGTGCGCGGATCCGCCCGGTCGCCGACGCCGACCCGGGCTGGACCGAGGGCGTGATCGCGCCGCTGGACGAGCCGCTGGACACGACGGGCGGGCTGACCGTGCTGCGCGGCTCGCTCGCCCCGAGTGGCGCCATTGTCAAAAGCGGTGGCGTTCCGGCTCAGTTGCTGCGCCACACGGGCCCGGCCAAGGTGTTCGAGAACGAGGAGGACGCGATCGTCGCCATCCACGGCGGCCGGATCCATTCCGGCGACGTGGTGGTGATCCGCAATGAGGGCCCCCGGGGTGGCCCCGGCTTCCGTGAGATGCTGGGCGCGACCGCGGCCATCGTCGGCATGGGGCTGGCCGAGACCGTCGTACTGATCACGGACGGCCGGTTCTCCGGCGCTTCGCACGGCGCGGCCATCGGCTACGTCTGCCCGGAGGCGGCCTCCGGCGGGCCCATCGCCTTCGTCCGGGAGGGCGACCAGGTCTCGATCGATCTTGTTGACGGACGGCTCGACATCGACGTCGACGAGGCGACCCTGCGGGCCCGCACGCCGTCGCCCGGCCGTCAGGTCCCGGAGAAGGGCGTGTTGGCACGCTACGCACGGTCGGTATCGGAAGCATGTGATGGCGCCGTCACAACGAACCAGTGA